In Bombyx mori chromosome 11, ASM3026992v2, one genomic interval encodes:
- the LOC101737864 gene encoding protein embryonic gonad, with protein sequence MNQQCKVCGEPAAGFHFGAFTCEGCKSFFGRTYNNLSSISECKNNGECVINKKNRTACKACRLRKCLLVGMSKSGSRYGRRSNWFKIHCLLQEQQHQQMQHIQNRKSPPTFNTSMNASFLPTNLLPAAALAEYYKNSEKNPFTEDVMRQSVSPSDSGASSADPEDDNSSRSTSGLSIFRPASSPLSDKDVRLQAIRNQSKDVKKRKPALPSPFSSMSASPSFSPRPFLPVMQRPIPPAATTWSNRNGGDLLLHSPAVAGVAIDQDQPIDLSIKSTAVLIRSPKNDEVSDSEPELSIDLSESSKDMMKNPLDLSLVPKRTEELPLTG encoded by the coding sequence TCGTTCTTCGGGCGCACGTACAACAACCTGTCGTCGATCTCCGAGTGCAAGAACAACGGCGAGTGCGTCATCAACAAGAAGAACAGGACGGCGTGCAAGGCGTGCCGCTTACGGAAGTGCCTTCTAGTCGGAATGTCCAAGTCCGGCTCTCGGTACGGCAGGAGGTCCAACTGGTTCAAAATCCACTGCCTTCTCCAAGAGCAACAGCATCAACAGATGCAGCACATACAAAATAGAAAATCTCCACCGACTTTCAACACCTCCATGAATGCATCTTTCTTGCCCACAAACTTGCTTCCGGCTGCCGCCCTCGCAGAATATTACAAAAATTCAGAAAAGAATCCCTTCACAGAAGATGTGATGCGGCAGAGTGTTTCACCTTCAGATTCCGGAGCATCTTCCGCGGACCCTGAAGATGACAACAGTTCAAGAAGCACTAGCGGCTTGAGCATCTTCCGACCGGCATCGTCACCGCTGAGCGATAAAGATGTCAGATTACAGGCCATTAGGAATCAAAGTAAAGATGTCAAAAAACGAAAACCAGCCTTGCCCTCTCCGTTCAGTTCTATGTCAGCATCACCAAGCTTTTCACCGAGACCTTTCCTTCCAGTGATGCAAAGACCGATTCCACCGGCGGCCACCACGTGGTCGAACAGAAATGGTGGCGACTTGCTCCTACACTCGCCAGCCGTCGCGGGGGTGGCGATAGATCAAGACCAACCCATTGATCTATCCATCAAATCGACCGCAGTACTAATTAGGAGCCCCAAAAACGACGAAGTGAGCGACTCAGAGCCCGAACTGAGCATCGACTTGAGCGAATCAAGCAAAGACATGATGAAGAATCCTCTGGACCTTTCTCTTGTTCCCAAAAGGACTGAAGAGCTTCCATTAACTGGTTGA